The window ATTTGCATGACAAGCCTCGAATGCATAATGCCTGTTATTTTACAATTCGGATTTCAAAACATGTACCAAAAAAAAAAATACATACTCAGATTCAAAGATGTGTACTAGACTACTAGTTGTTTATTTTAGCCTATAGATAGTGGAGAATTGTATTCCCAGTATGTCGGATTCCCTCAGATTTCAAGTCATATTTTCTTACTTGCAACATAGGTTTATGTGAACGATGAATTATATATTAGTAATAGTACGACTTCATTAAGATCGTTTTAAATTCATAATAAACACAGTGAAGGGGACATAAAGCTTCAAGGAACGGGAGTGCGTTGCAAACAATCACACCCCCACTTAGGCAATCTCTACAACTAAGTTACGAGTATACTGCTAGACCTTTTAGCAGTACTCTGTTCTATAGTATTAACATGCCTTGCCAACCCTGCATCCAAGAGTACCTGCAAAGCGTGTGAGCCTCCTCACGAATGAGCCTGGCTTTGCGTTGATCACGTCGAACCGACTGAAGTGGCCTCGGCCCTTCCTCGGCTCTCCTGATTCCCGGAAGTAGGCTCCGTTCTCCATTAGATCACCTTCCGACCTCCATTGCCATGTCTTCCACACTGCCTCGGGCGTCGAGTAGGCCCTGCTTGTGATCTCCTTGAGTTTCGGGTCCGGTGGGGCGACATAGCGGTTGCCCTGGCTGATGATGGTGGGGTGTGAGCTGCCGCCGATGGCGTACATCTGCCAGTGGGTGTAGTCATTGTTCACAACATGGAAGAAGCCGAATCTGCACCTCGGCATTCTCTGGATCAATCCCTTCCCGAAGTGGTTGAACGCCACCGTGATTTGCATGATCTGGTCACGTTCATACAAATCGTTTGCCCCGAACAGCATCACCTGCATGCATGCATTACGTTAATTTTAAACATAAACACAAACCATCATCATGTTCACCCAGTCAGTCACCAACTAACAATAAAGTATTAAGGCTCATTAACATCCAAGAGATACAACTAGTCAATCTGGATTTGACAGTTAGATTTTAATGAGCCTAAATGTCAATGACATTGTGCAGATTCTCCATTGATTAGCTAGTGACCGGGTGAACGAGATTGTAAGCGCAACATGAAGCAAACCCTAGCGGAGAATGTACGTACGTCGTTATGGCGAGTGAAGTGGCAGTTGGAGATGGTGATGGCGGTGGAGCCCTGGACGACATCGGTAAGCCCATCGTAGCAGTTCCACATAGAGAGGTGGTCGAGCCAGATGTGAGAGGAGCCAAAGACGGTGATACCATCACCGTCACTCTGGCCCCTGAGTCCGATATGGTCCAATGAGTCTCTGATCAAGCCACCTCCGACCGACACAATGTCGTGTATGTGAATGCCGTGGATGATCACATTCTCCACGAACTGGATTGTGATTCCGGCACCGTGCGCGATGTGCACGTTGGCGCCACGCCCGTCGATGGTCTTGTGGCTCGTCATAATTAGCTCCTTGTTCAACTTGATTGTCATGCTGTGCTTGAAGATGATCCAGAGTGGGCCCGTTTGGATCACGGCGTGCCGGAGGGTTCCCGGCTTGGGATTGGCCATGTCGTTGTCGGAGGAGTCGTGGACGACGTAGATGGGACCTCGCTTTCCTCCACGTGTCCTGCGGCCGAATCCTAGCACGCAGTTGGCGAGCTGCTTTCGGTTCTTGGCCCAGTCCGGATTGCACCTCCAACACCGATCAATAGGGTTTGTGGCCGTGCATTCGGCTTTGATCTTTTTCGCTAGATGCCTCCTTGTGGTGTTGGACCTCTCTATGCTTCTGCATGCATGCGTAACAGTGATGGAGTCAGAAATTTTAATACATGCGAGGCATTAGTACTAAATATTCAATTTAGAGTAGTGCATGATGGAAGTTACGTACGTTTCGACATCTTTGATTAGCTCGTCAGTAACTGATTCGGGGTCGGGTTGATAGGCTTTAAGGGCAGCTATCTCGGCTCTCTTCTCCCGCTCCTGAAGAACAGGATCGAACACCGCAATGGTGCCATCGTCGGAATCTGCGCCTGCTTTCAGGCACGGTAGTATTACGCAGAATGAGCACATAAACAGCACTAAACTGAACTTCATTGACACCATTGGGGTTCTCTCCTACAATATGCCCCCTTCTGGTTCTTGTTTCTCAGCACACTTAAAACAAGTTCGTCTGTTTTGTTATTTCTAATACTTTGCTACTGGTCAAGGTCTATTAGATTAAGCCCCAGTTGTGTGCCTAACCGGGATCGATCTGATTGAGCCCAGATAGACCTTGCCAGGCGCCTAAAAGGGTTTATTCGATAAATGGTTCGAGACTGTACAACTAAACTATAAGCCTGACCCCGAGCCATGAATGCATTCACAAATTTATATAAGCAACTCTGTTGTCAGTGAAGGGCATGGCTCTTCTGAAAATAGAAGCGTAGAAAGTGGAAAACCATATGTTTCAAAAGCTCCTACTGTTGATTTTCTGGCTGTTCTTGCATGAAATGTGGGGAAATTAAGGGTCATTGGGATTCCACCACCACTGAATTGTACATCCTTCTTTGGTTAGTTCGATTCGTGTGGATATCTATGGCTTATACATTAGTTATAACCAATTTTTGTTGTTCGTATAAAAAACAAAAAACCAAGTTTGATTCTCTGAAATATAAAAAGGAACTAGAATACTCATGTGTTAATATGGCTTGTCACACTGGCTAAGAAAGTTAAACTTTGTCTTGGCACTCTTGGGCTCTACGCCTTTTCATTGTCTAGTGAAAGGTTATCACATGAAGAGATCACTTAGCTAGCTTACAACGTTACAGCTATATATATGTGAATAGAATCGAATAGATGATCGAACAACTTTGTCTTGGCCCTCTTGTGCTCTGCCTCAAATGAGGAAGTTCAAACTAGCTAGCTGGTGAAATGTAACTAAAACCATTTCAGTCTGATACAATATCAAATTGCCTTTCAAACTACTTGATATCAGACATAGAGCATATTAGACATTCCTTCTTCTTTCAATGAACCAGACAATATTGATGGATACTGAAATTTATTCCTTGTATATATACTTCTCCATGAATTTCAAGTTTCAACTGCAGGTGCAGGCCGGCCATTATAGAATGTATGTACTGCCGTACTGGTATGCATGCTTTAGTTGATGAAGCACTTGCAGAATAAGCCCTTAACTAAAGCACTTATACTAAGCAACTTATATGCTATCTGTGCTATATTATGCTCTCTGCGGGAAAGGAATATATATGCAAACGCAACAGAGATATATAATATATTCACCCACCTTTGTGATTTCAAAAAGATGTTTCCATTGTGCATTCATGTGAAGGAACATCGAAAACAACTGATCGAACAATTTGGAGCTCTGATCAATATTCATAGACAAGTTGAAGAAAGAGATAATTTTCATTTTTGGGGAAAAAATCTGGCATTTTATAAAGCAAATTCCCCCACAACACTTATTCTAACACTTTTGACCACATATAGCAAAATTCTTCCTTCAAACTGTTAATAAACTCTGCAGTTCAATTACTTCACCTGCAATTTACTCCTTTATTCTTCAGTTCATTTCCTTCATAGCTACAATTAAAAACCCTCCAAAGTAAAGAAATACATGCACTCATTGACTACACTAAACTACTTCATTTTTCTATTTGGATTCTTTTTTGGGTTTTTGGGTATGGAAATAATTAATTTGTTTGGCACTCTCTTACAAAGAAATATAAATTTCTAAAAGGTATCGAAACTTCAGAAGCATACGAGGAAAGGTTATAGAGCTCCCTTGTCAGCCTATAGCTATAACTTGCTAACTCCACCTTTGCCTAAAGAACATGACCTCAAGAAATTAAGCTGGAATCTACCTTTAAACTTTGATGACAAATATGCCCTGACTAAATTATTACTAAGAAACTTCTTATAGTCATATAGTGGTGATAATCAAGCACCAAATAGGGGAATAATATCTATATACAGCATTTGCTTTTAACTACCATATTTTAACTTAAGGTCATTCTGGGGATTAAGAAAAGCTTTTGATAAAGCTTGCACAAAAACAGGCATTCTCTCCTTAACTTCTTTATATCTGACAAAGCAACAAACAAAGCATATACGACTTCTCATGAAAACAATATAAAGAGATCATCATTGTCATTAGCAAGAATATGTATAAACAGTTGTGAGCTAGGATATTTATTTTTTCTCTTCAATTCTTCAGAAACCATGATTTCCCTAATTGATGTCTACCATGTTGTGGCAGCAACTGTTCCACTGTATGTTGCTATGATTTTAGCTTATGTTTCTGTGAAATGGTGGAAGCTGTTCACACCAGAACAGTGTTCTGGTATAAACAAGTTCGTCGCGAAATTCTCAATCCCATTGCTGTCATTTCAAGTGATTTCTGCCAATAATCCCTACAAAATGAACCTCAAACTCATTCTCTCTGATGGTCTACAAAAGGCAATTGCTTTCCTAGCACTGACAGCAATCACTAAATTCAGCTCCCATGGTGGATTGAATTCTATCATCACAGGTCTTTCACTCTCCACCTTGCCTAACACATTGATCCTTGGAATTCCACTTTTGAAGGCTATGTATGCCGAAGAAGCAGGCGCGCTCGTTAGTCAGATAGTTGTGTTACAAAGCTTAGTTTGGTACAATTTGTTGCTGTTTCTGTTCGAGTTTCGAGCAGCAAAGGCAGCTTCTGTGACACCTTCATCAGAAGCAACTGCAGGTTAGAGACATCAAAATTGCTTTTTTGTTTAAGAATATTAAAGAAGCATAAACAGTACACCACACGTGCAGCTAGCTGTAACAGCATAAACACACTTCAAAAGATCCTGAATACAATTAAGGTTTCTCTAGATGTTAATTGTATTATTCACAACTCGAATATTAGTCTACATATTTTTGGTCTGAAATGCTACTACAACTTCAAGCAAAAAGTTCTAACCGTAAACAATATGTCAAAAAATAACTTACAAATGCGTTGCTTCGATTCTTATTTCAAATTATGGTGATATATTCTAACATCTGCAAAAATTTGTTGGTCTGGTTTTGATTTGAAGAGGAGATGGAGGCCCCTAATGAAGCACAATCGAAAGACGAAGAAGGGGGTGAAGAAAGAACCAGAAATCCCAAGAACATGAAATCTATTCTATTAACAGTTGGTAGAAAGCTCTTTGCTAACCCCAACACTCATGCAACATTGTTGAGTCTAATTTGGGCTAGCATACACTTCAGGTAGGCAATCATAATGAGGTTTGTATAGGCAATTAAGCATGACATTCTTTCATCAATTTTGATAGCTCATGCATATATCTCTTGCAGATGGGGAGTGAAAATGCCAGAAATTGTTACGCAATCAATTTCAATAATGGCAAATGGAGGACTTGGTATGGCAACATTCAGCTTAGGTATAAACATCAGCAATTTCTTGGCATGACATTATGAACCAAAACCATTGATGAACATGAACTTAATATATCTTGTGTTTTCCTGATATGTCATTAGGCCTTTTCATGGCGTCACGGCCTAGTATAATAGCTTGCGGAGCACGAATGACAATGGTAGCAATGGGACTTAAGTTCCTTGCCGGACCTGCTGTAATGGCATTGTCCTCCTTTGTTATAGGACTAAGAGGCAGAGCTCTCAGAATAGCAATTGTGCAGGTTCATACATACTACTATATATATACACTACATTGTTGTCTTTCTACTACCTATGGACTTTATAAATGAGACATAAAAGCCATACCTTGTAAATTTACTGCAGGCAGCTCTTCCTCAAGGAATTGTTCCTTTTGTTTTCGCCAAGGAATACAATGTGCATCCAGAAATTCTGAGCACTGCGTAAGATTTTGGTTATATTTTGATAAATAAATAAAAAAAGTTGATTTTGTTCATCTTGCATCACAGAATGCTGCATATGTGTGAGGGTTCTGAGATGAACTGGTTTTGTTTTTGTTGCAGAGTAATTTTTGGCATGCTCATTGCTTTGCCTGTAGCTTTGGCCTACTACTTCTTACTGGATATATAACTCATTCAATTTATAAGAACTTCTTTGACATGTAATATGATGATTTAGTATAATTGCTACACATGAATGGATCTGATGAGAAAATCTCATTAGAGTCATGTAAATTCTATCATGGTTAAAAGTAGAGTCTTTACGTTTTTACTGGTCAAAGAGTCAATGGGTGGGTAATGGACCTCTTTGATTCTGCCACGTGGCTTTCTGGACTGCTTACAAGTGTGTTGAGCTGGAGTTATGTGTAAGTATGCTAACTCACACCATTTTACAAGTGTGTCAGCTGGCAATATGTCTTATCAAAGACATTTATCGATACAACAATTGAAATTATACCCTCTAGTGAACTAGCTTAACAAAACAAAAAGTTAACAATAAAAGAATGTATAGTTACTCGGATATCGTCTCTTGGCTTGAAGTAAAGTAAAAGAAAAACAAGATGTATGGCGGGTTGTCACGGTTCGACTTATCAAGTTTTTAGTAAAATAATAGTTATTGTGAACAATTGAGTTGTAACTAGCTTCCAACCGATTACAATCAGTATTGTGCTTAGCATTTTCAATATCTCAAATGAGTAACAATTCATAATTTTGCATGTATCAGCTCGTTCAGACTACTTAGGCCCAGTTTGATATTGAGTTTTAGAGATTAAAATAACTTATAATCACCATTTTAAATAAATTTTCTGTTTGGTAAAATCTTAAAACGTGATTATCTAAAACTTTTTAGTTTAAATAACTAAAAACCACAATTTTAGAAAGCAAGTTAGGGATTGCTTATTTAAAACTGAGTTTTTAAACCACAATACCAAACTAAGCCTTCGTCAATATTCAAAAAGGATCTTTTTGTATTCAAGTTTAAAACAAATATGACACTATCTTGAAAAATTGGAGGACGTTTTCGGTTGTTATATTTTGACCATGGGCGGATCTACGTTGGGGGCTGTCTAGGCTGAAGCCTAGACAGAAATCCTATATTTAGTAAATAAGTACCCATAAAAACAATGAGAAGCCTTGGTTCATTTGGCAACCTGACCAAATCATATCCTCCTTACGCAGGTTCGACTGCTCTGAAAAGCAGATATGGATAGTGTTTCTTAAGAAAAAAATTTCTTCGATGAGTTTTCAATGGGTTATAAACCTAAAAAAAATTAAAAAAAATCATCAAAATCATCTAACTAGCCTAGACAACTTCTGGATCCTGAATCCGCCATTGATTTTGACCGTTTCTTTTTAAGTTTTTTTTTTTTTTTTTTATAAATTTTTTTAGTGGATTGCAAGTCCCAAACACATGATGTCACTATTGAACTTTTATTTAATTTTTGGGAAAATAATTATTAAATTTTTGGATTGGGTTTCTTCTGACCACGTTTCTTCACAACCCAACACAAACATAGACTTTTCTTTTTGCCAAAGAAAAAGAGGATAATCTTGTAACCAAAAAAAAAAAGGAGAGAGGATAATTTAGTCAAATTGGCCACCAAGAAAGCGACTAGCTTGGACGAAACGCAAAGTATTACGTGGATAAAAAAACCCCAAAAATCCTAGATCCAACGGTTCCAAAATCCAGATCCGACGGCCAAGAAAATTAAACCCGGACCCGAAAATCGAAAATACTCGCCGAAAAGAAAGGTGGAAATCGAAAATAGGGTTTATCGGCGCCCCTATATAAAACCACATATCGCTCTCTCTCTCTTCTTCTATCACCTACTCTCTCTCAGACTCTCTCTCCGATTTCCGGCTTCGTTTTCCGATCAGCGAAATGGCCAATGGTCCAGGTCTTTACACCGAGATCGGCAAGAAAGCCAGAGGTTCGTCTCTGTAATCATATCGCACATTTCTGGAGATGAAATTTTTTGTTTGGATTTGTGAGGGCTTTGGTTGCTGAATCTGTGCTTTTTAATTTGCTGTTGAATTTTGTAGATCTCTTGTATAAGGATTACCAGAGCGACCACAAGTTCACCATCACCACCTACAGTCCCACTGGTGTGGTGAGTTCTTCCGTCTCTTTTTGCGCTGCGATCTGTGTAGAAAGCTAGGGCTTTATATTCGCTCGTATTCGTAGCCTGTGTGATTTGTTATCATATTTCAGCCTTGGATTGCTTTTATTGTCTATTTGTTTAGTGAAATTGGAGCACGGAGTGTAATTTTGTAATTCTGTGCCGAAATTGTACTGGTTTGTTCTTGAATTGAGGGCCATTGGACTGGTTTTACTCGATTTTGTTGAATTTACGAGATATCGTAAGTGTTCCTAGATTTTATGGATGATTTGCCTAGTTGGACTAATTTTCTGTGCCGAAACTGTACTAGTTTTTTTTAATTAAAGGCCATTGGACTGTTTTTACTAGATTTTACGAGGTATCATAAGTATTTGTAGCTGAAATACTAGGATGCGGTAGCTTATTTTACAATTGTTCGATGTGAGGTGCTATTGAACATAGTAGCCCTGAGCTAACCACTTACTCTTACTGCATCGTATTTGCAGGCTATCACTTCTTCAGGAACAAAAAAGGGTGATGTGTTTCTGGCTGATGTTACTACTCAGTTGAAGAAACAAAATGTCACTACTGATATCAAAGTTGACACTGAATCCAACGTAAGCGTCACATCCTTTGTTCTGCTTTTCTAGT of the Fragaria vesca subsp. vesca linkage group LG6, FraVesHawaii_1.0, whole genome shotgun sequence genome contains:
- the LOC101298619 gene encoding probable auxin efflux carrier component 1b-like, which translates into the protein MISLIDVYHVVAATVPLYVAMILAYVSVKWWKLFTPEQCSGINKFVAKFSIPLLSFQVISANNPYKMNLKLILSDGLQKAIAFLALTAITKFSSHGGLNSIITGLSLSTLPNTLILGIPLLKAMYAEEAGALVSQIVVLQSLVWYNLLLFLFEFRAAKAASVTPSSEATAEEMEAPNEAQSKDEEGGEERTRNPKNMKSILLTVGRKLFANPNTHATLLSLIWASIHFRWGVKMPEIVTQSISIMANGGLGMATFSLGLFMASRPSIIACGARMTMVAMGLKFLAGPAVMALSSFVIGLRGRALRIAIVQAALPQGIVPFVFAKEYNVHPEILSTAVIFGMLIALPVALAYYFLLDI
- the LOC101298333 gene encoding probable pectate lyase P59-like, which codes for MVSMKFSLVLFMCSFCVILPCLKAGADSDDGTIAVFDPVLQEREKRAEIAALKAYQPDPESVTDELIKDVETSIERSNTTRRHLAKKIKAECTATNPIDRCWRCNPDWAKNRKQLANCVLGFGRRTRGGKRGPIYVVHDSSDNDMANPKPGTLRHAVIQTGPLWIIFKHSMTIKLNKELIMTSHKTIDGRGANVHIAHGAGITIQFVENVIIHGIHIHDIVSVGGGLIRDSLDHIGLRGQSDGDGITVFGSSHIWLDHLSMWNCYDGLTDVVQGSTAITISNCHFTRHNDVMLFGANDLYERDQIMQITVAFNHFGKGLIQRMPRCRFGFFHVVNNDYTHWQMYAIGGSSHPTIISQGNRYVAPPDPKLKEITSRAYSTPEAVWKTWQWRSEGDLMENGAYFRESGEPRKGRGHFSRFDVINAKPGSFVRRLTRFAGTLGCRVGKAC